One stretch of Caballeronia sp. Lep1P3 DNA includes these proteins:
- a CDS encoding SDR family NAD(P)-dependent oxidoreductase translates to MTFQADLFKGKTVVVTGGTQGIGAGIAQQFAALGARVIAAGIAPTDAQRDALGGGIEVAALDVADAASAADLFARLDTLDVLVNCAGMIKRGDEHDIETFERVIAVNLNGTMRMCAAARALLAQSGGTIVNTASMLTFFGGGLVPAYSASKGGVAQLTKSLAIAYAADGIRVNAVAPGWIATPLTQALQDDGGRSQAILERTPMKRWGLPEDVARVVAFLASPAAAFMTGAIVPVDGGYLVA, encoded by the coding sequence ATGACTTTCCAGGCTGATCTCTTCAAGGGCAAGACCGTTGTCGTCACGGGCGGCACGCAGGGCATCGGCGCGGGCATCGCGCAGCAGTTCGCCGCGCTCGGCGCGCGCGTGATCGCGGCGGGCATCGCTCCGACCGATGCGCAGCGCGACGCGCTCGGCGGCGGCATCGAAGTCGCCGCGCTCGATGTCGCCGATGCCGCGAGCGCCGCCGACCTCTTCGCGCGCCTCGATACGCTGGATGTCCTCGTCAACTGCGCGGGCATGATCAAGCGCGGCGACGAGCACGACATCGAAACCTTCGAGCGCGTGATCGCCGTGAACCTAAACGGCACGATGCGCATGTGCGCCGCCGCGCGCGCGCTGCTCGCGCAAAGCGGCGGAACGATCGTCAACACGGCGTCGATGCTGACGTTTTTCGGCGGCGGCCTCGTGCCCGCGTACAGCGCGAGCAAGGGCGGCGTCGCGCAGTTGACGAAGTCGCTCGCCATCGCCTACGCGGCGGACGGCATCCGCGTGAACGCGGTCGCGCCCGGCTGGATCGCGACCCCGCTCACGCAGGCGCTTCAGGACGACGGCGGCCGTTCGCAGGCGATTCTCGAGCGCACGCCGATGAAGCGCTGGGGCTTGCCGGAAGACGTGGCGCGCGTCGTCGCGTTTCTGGCCTCGCCCGCGGCGGCGTTCATGACCGGCGCGATCGTTCCGGTCGATGGCGGCTATCTCGTCGCCTGA